A genomic segment from Nostoc sp. ATCC 53789 encodes:
- a CDS encoding plasmid replication protein, CyRepA1 family translates to MRIIESDSHFKHLQEWLFSGVDEEIFHLNVRSLYRTLPYEYLLYSPKISRRNDGRLRDRDLKKYQHIELGGWWCSGVDPLNNYVLMMWGCFKPDHPRRDHQKIHKFIKYEHPYREETRAFFLLVPNRIWVKVSNRSGIPITEEDLQHPGGFWHWVWRHNVPVTIVEGVKKAGALLTAGYAAIAIPGVNAGYRTPTDEYGTTNGKPYLIPDLKHFATQGRQVNICFDQDNKPETVQRVRTAISRMGRLLVNEGCSLRVIDLPLGAEKGVDDFIVAKGQPAFDGLYNTAVALELWEIKLFTLLTYPPAIALNQRFLGQLLVPEGEKLIVLKAPKGTGKTQWLSTEVAKAHDLGRRVLIITHRIQLGEALCDRFGVNYVTEVRTNETGTLLGYGVCVDSLHQESQARFNPNDWSNDVIIIDECDQVFWHLLNSGTEVQKRRVSVLKNLKQLVQNVLGSSQGKIYLSSADVSDTDVKYVLSLAGEYRLNPFVIVNNYRHIAGNCYNYSGNNPKNLIAALDKAISKGGHHLLCCSAQKAKSKWGTQALEERFRRKFPHLRILRIDSESVADPSHAAMGCISHLNEILTEYDLVIASPSLETGVSIDIEGHFDGVWGIFQGVQPVNSVRQMLARVRETVDRHIWVREWGMSVVGNGSTSIGGLLRSQHVATQANIALLSAADNDDYSYIDQNFQPESLQTWGKRGSVINVEMRRYRESVLAGLVEDGYTVIDASDADDDESGAVIESVKAASVELYAAECQAIAQADELSGAELKKLQDKRAKTKTERHQQRKAELSRRYEIDVTPELVEKDDDGWYPQLRMHYYLTLGREFLTNRDAKRAASQLEAGENSIWKPDFNKGQLLPAVLLLENLNLLQFLTPDVQLRGSDEKMVEFKALAVTHRHVIKNYLNVSISEKLTPVAIAQKLLAKIDLKLDYVGRLGKRENRECVYQFVAPDDQRDSIFGQWLNRDEALNRESVSVMNNIVLTTPVSDTTPIDIPQTVTQVENPVAQGWKGLKLKMQQGLDNAGHFYQQLVSTIGKAIGVADGEPYWNGYLGQWQVWVKFADECRSVVCDWLVAV, encoded by the coding sequence ATGCGTATAATCGAATCTGATTCTCACTTCAAACACTTACAAGAATGGCTCTTCAGTGGTGTTGACGAAGAAATATTTCACTTAAATGTGCGATCGCTCTACAGAACTTTACCTTACGAATACTTGCTCTACAGTCCCAAAATCTCCCGTCGTAATGATGGACGACTGCGCGATCGCGATTTAAAGAAGTACCAGCACATTGAATTAGGCGGCTGGTGGTGCAGTGGCGTTGACCCGCTCAACAACTACGTCCTAATGATGTGGGGCTGTTTCAAACCTGACCATCCCCGACGCGATCACCAGAAGATCCACAAGTTTATCAAGTACGAACATCCTTACAGAGAAGAGACACGCGCTTTCTTCCTCCTAGTGCCGAATCGCATTTGGGTGAAAGTCTCCAATCGTAGCGGCATTCCCATCACTGAGGAAGACTTACAGCATCCTGGCGGTTTCTGGCACTGGGTTTGGAGGCATAACGTACCAGTCACAATTGTCGAAGGGGTCAAAAAAGCGGGGGCATTACTGACTGCTGGTTATGCTGCGATCGCTATCCCCGGTGTCAACGCTGGATACCGCACACCTACTGATGAGTACGGTACAACTAATGGCAAACCATACCTCATCCCCGACTTGAAACATTTCGCAACACAGGGGAGACAGGTTAATATTTGCTTTGACCAGGACAACAAACCTGAGACAGTCCAGCGAGTCAGAACCGCTATCAGTCGTATGGGACGGTTGCTGGTAAACGAGGGCTGTTCGCTGCGAGTGATTGATTTACCGTTAGGTGCAGAGAAAGGGGTTGATGATTTTATCGTTGCCAAAGGGCAGCCGGCATTTGACGGACTTTATAATACGGCTGTTGCATTGGAGTTGTGGGAAATCAAGCTGTTCACCCTGCTGACTTACCCGCCAGCGATCGCACTCAATCAAAGATTCTTGGGCCAGCTTCTCGTCCCCGAAGGTGAAAAACTGATTGTTCTCAAAGCGCCAAAGGGAACGGGTAAAACCCAATGGCTGTCTACTGAGGTGGCGAAAGCGCATGACCTTGGACGTAGGGTGTTAATCATCACCCATCGGATTCAACTTGGTGAGGCATTATGCGATCGCTTTGGTGTTAACTATGTTACCGAAGTCCGCACGAATGAAACAGGCACATTATTGGGATATGGGGTGTGCGTTGATTCACTGCATCAAGAAAGTCAGGCGCGATTCAACCCTAACGATTGGTCAAATGATGTGATTATTATTGATGAATGTGACCAAGTTTTCTGGCATTTGCTCAACTCTGGTACAGAAGTGCAAAAGCGGCGTGTGTCCGTTCTCAAAAACCTCAAGCAACTGGTACAAAATGTTTTGGGCAGCAGTCAGGGAAAGATTTACCTATCAAGCGCTGATGTGTCCGATACTGATGTGAAGTATGTTTTATCACTTGCTGGAGAATATCGGCTTAATCCATTCGTCATCGTCAACAATTATCGGCACATAGCAGGCAACTGTTACAACTACTCTGGCAATAACCCGAAAAATCTCATTGCTGCGTTGGACAAAGCGATTTCTAAAGGTGGACATCATTTACTCTGCTGCTCTGCTCAGAAAGCCAAGTCAAAATGGGGAACCCAGGCACTTGAGGAACGTTTTCGCCGCAAATTCCCTCACTTACGAATACTGAGAATTGACAGCGAATCTGTTGCAGACCCCTCTCATGCTGCTATGGGGTGTATTTCTCACCTGAACGAAATTCTGACCGAGTATGATTTAGTTATCGCCTCACCCAGTCTTGAAACTGGGGTATCCATCGACATTGAAGGACACTTTGATGGTGTATGGGGGATTTTTCAGGGAGTGCAGCCGGTTAACTCTGTGCGTCAAATGTTGGCAAGGGTTAGGGAAACAGTTGACCGTCACATTTGGGTCAGAGAGTGGGGGATGTCGGTTGTGGGCAATGGTTCCACATCCATAGGGGGATTGCTCAGAAGTCAACACGTTGCAACACAGGCGAACATTGCGCTGTTGTCGGCGGCGGATAATGACGACTACAGCTATATTGACCAGAACTTCCAGCCCGAATCTTTGCAGACTTGGGGCAAGCGGGGTTCTGTGATTAACGTTGAGATGCGGCGCTATAGAGAATCTGTGCTTGCGGGTTTGGTCGAGGATGGGTACACCGTTATCGATGCCTCGGATGCTGATGATGACGAGAGTGGGGCAGTAATCGAGTCGGTTAAAGCGGCATCTGTTGAATTGTATGCTGCTGAGTGTCAGGCGATCGCACAAGCTGATGAACTCTCTGGGGCTGAACTCAAGAAGCTACAAGACAAACGGGCGAAAACGAAAACCGAACGACATCAGCAGCGCAAGGCGGAATTATCCCGTCGCTACGAAATTGATGTTACCCCTGAGCTTGTGGAGAAAGATGACGATGGCTGGTATCCTCAATTGCGGATGCACTATTATTTGACGCTGGGGCGAGAGTTTCTGACCAACCGTGATGCCAAAAGAGCTGCATCGCAGTTAGAGGCTGGGGAGAATTCGATTTGGAAACCTGACTTTAACAAGGGGCAGTTATTGCCTGCTGTACTGTTACTGGAAAATCTGAATCTGTTGCAGTTTCTTACACCAGACGTTCAGTTACGGGGAAGTGACGAAAAGATGGTGGAGTTTAAGGCACTGGCTGTAACGCATCGGCACGTTATCAAGAATTACTTGAATGTTTCCATTTCTGAAAAACTGACCCCGGTTGCGATCGCACAGAAATTACTTGCCAAAATTGATTTGAAGTTGGATTATGTTGGTCGATTGGGCAAGCGTGAAAATCGGGAGTGCGTTTACCAGTTTGTTGCCCCTGATGATCAGCGTGATTCAATTTTTGGACAGTGGCTCAATCGAGATGAAGCATTAAATCGTGAGTCGGTGTCAGTCATGAATAATATAGTGTTAACCACACCCGTCAGTGACACGACACCTATTGATATTCCCCAAACAGTTACCCAGGTGGAAAATCCTGTTGCCCAAGGCTGGAAAGGGCTGAAACTGAAAATGCAGCAAGGTTTGGACAACGCTGGTCATTTCTACCAACAGCTAGTCTCCACAATCGGCAAAGCTATCGGTGTTGCTGATGGGGAGCCTTACTGGAATGGGTATTTGGGACAATGGCAGGTTTGGGTTAAGTTTGCAGACGAGTGTAGGTCTGTGGTGTGTGATTGGTTGGTGGCGGTGTAG
- a CDS encoding alpha-ketoglutarate-dependent dioxygenase AlkB — translation MRQLNLFTESMPVLPVIYYPDFLSLEQANELYQHCLKLEWQQNQIRIAGKTMPVPRLECIYGDAGCDYLYSNSVFLKPLTWTDSLANLRDRITALTGYKFRIVIGNQYRSGQDSIGWHADNEASMGFNPAIASLSLGGVRKFQIKPRDGKPTDFWLEHGSLLVMHPGCQSTHLHQVPKTNKVVSTRINLTFRPHTGGRREG, via the coding sequence ATGCGACAACTCAATTTATTCACTGAATCAATGCCAGTTTTACCAGTCATCTACTACCCCGATTTCTTAAGCCTTGAACAAGCAAACGAACTCTACCAACACTGTCTGAAACTGGAGTGGCAACAGAATCAAATCAGGATCGCGGGTAAAACAATGCCTGTCCCCCGCTTGGAGTGCATTTACGGTGATGCCGGATGTGATTACCTTTACTCAAATAGCGTGTTTTTAAAACCCCTGACTTGGACAGACAGTCTGGCTAACTTACGGGACAGAATCACTGCGTTGACAGGTTACAAATTCCGCATCGTCATCGGAAATCAATACCGCAGTGGACAGGATTCGATTGGTTGGCACGCTGACAACGAAGCATCGATGGGATTCAACCCTGCGATCGCTTCCCTGAGCCTCGGTGGTGTTCGCAAATTCCAAATCAAACCGAGAGATGGCAAACCAACAGATTTCTGGCTGGAACACGGGAGCTTGCTTGTGATGCACCCTGGCTGTCAGTCTACTCATCTGCACCAAGTCCCCAAAACCAACAAAGTAGTTAGCACGCGAATTAATCTCACGTTTCGACCGCACACAGGCGGGAGACGAGAGGGGTAA
- a CDS encoding KilA-N domain-containing protein, producing MLTHFWYDSEINQMPQDGEIGKYVVPKGYVNASQMCKANGKFLADYTKLKSTKQYLQALSNDMKILISLLVIDIQGYGSEQSTWIHPEIAIDLARWVSVEFRIWANRTLMKVMLSTQVEQVLQQESPHTLAPSHEAAQLAMMLGEFAGLDKSLTAQLAVNAATKVNPALKPAADELKTAIAQTNVAEDAFLNPTQIGEVVGMSARAVNHCLLNSGLQYRTDDKKIPYRPTESGKQWGRMVPAVAKSSNQTVFQLRWLPEIVKVISQ from the coding sequence ATGTTGACACATTTTTGGTACGACTCAGAAATTAACCAAATGCCCCAAGATGGAGAAATAGGTAAATATGTTGTACCCAAGGGCTACGTGAATGCAAGTCAGATGTGCAAAGCTAACGGGAAATTCTTGGCTGATTACACGAAGCTAAAGTCTACAAAGCAGTATTTGCAAGCACTTTCTAACGATATGAAGATCCTCATATCGTTATTGGTGATAGATATCCAGGGATATGGAAGTGAACAAAGCACTTGGATTCACCCAGAAATCGCCATTGATTTAGCTCGATGGGTTTCTGTCGAATTCCGCATCTGGGCTAATAGAACTTTGATGAAAGTGATGCTCTCAACCCAAGTAGAGCAAGTATTACAGCAAGAATCACCACATACATTAGCCCCATCCCACGAAGCCGCACAGTTAGCAATGATGTTGGGGGAATTTGCTGGACTAGACAAATCCCTCACTGCCCAGTTAGCAGTTAATGCTGCCACAAAAGTCAACCCCGCACTTAAGCCAGCAGCAGATGAACTAAAAACTGCCATCGCTCAAACAAATGTTGCAGAGGACGCATTTCTCAACCCAACACAAATCGGTGAGGTAGTGGGAATGTCTGCACGGGCTGTTAACCACTGCTTACTAAATTCTGGACTGCAATACAGAACTGATGACAAGAAAATTCCCTATCGTCCTACTGAATCTGGTAAGCAATGGGGGCGGATGGTTCCCGCAGTTGCCAAATCTTCAAACCAAACTGTTTTTCAACTGCGGTGGTTGCCCGAAATAGTAAAAGTCATCTCTCAATAA
- a CDS encoding DUF1392 domain-containing protein produces MIDHINTLKTIWYISPPWRETIPPIAVNLLERVFLRTTRTFGYCCGMQWKHECWIYSIDCGKEILHATQNQIIGTGELEAIKVQKPAFVLGERVILCSHDKGTKQRLILGIALVHNSWFYLVELMSPTLIKTPTISNRFSLIGEKSLVRVNA; encoded by the coding sequence ATGATTGACCACATTAACACACTGAAAACAATCTGGTATATCTCTCCACCTTGGCGCGAAACAATTCCACCGATTGCAGTTAATTTACTGGAGAGAGTTTTTCTCCGCACAACAAGAACGTTCGGTTACTGCTGCGGTATGCAATGGAAACACGAATGTTGGATTTATTCAATTGATTGCGGTAAAGAAATACTCCACGCTACACAAAACCAAATCATTGGAACTGGAGAGTTAGAAGCCATCAAGGTGCAAAAACCTGCTTTCGTTCTGGGCGAAAGAGTAATCCTCTGTTCTCACGACAAAGGAACAAAGCAACGGCTGATTTTGGGGATTGCGCTGGTGCATAATTCTTGGTTTTACCTTGTTGAATTGATGTCACCAACGTTAATTAAAACACCAACTATATCGAATCGTTTCTCATTAATTGGTGAAAAAAGTTTAGTGCGTGTGAATGCCTGA